In Novipirellula caenicola, the genomic stretch ATTGGTGCGGGGATCGCCCGAGAATTGGCCGCCGCGGGTTGCCAAGTGGTCGTCGGCGGACGGCGTACCGAGCCGTTGGAAACATTGGCCAAATCGATCGCCAGCGAACATCCCGTTCGCACGCACGCGATCGACGTCGCCGATCCCAACAGCATCAGCGAGTTCTTTGCGTTTGTCCGCAGCCAAGTGGGCGACGTCGACATCCTGGTCAACAGCGCCGGAATCAATATCCAAAATCGCACCATGGCGGCGATGATTCCCGAAGACTGGGACCGCGTGATGCAGATCAATGCCTCCGGTGCGTATCGATGCATCTTGGAAGTATTGCCTAAGATGCGTGAACGTCGTGATGGCGTTGTCATCAACATCTCGTCGATCGCCGGTAAACGCGCGATCTCGCTCGGCGGCGTCGTTTACTGTGCCAGCAAGTTTGCGATGACCGCCCTTGGCACTGCGATCTCCAATGAAGTGCGGAACGAAGGCGTCCGAGTCACGAACGTCTATCCCGGCGAAGTCAACACGCCGATTTTGGACAACCGACCAGTGGCAGTCACGCAAGAGCACAAAGACGCAATCTTGCAACCCGAAGACATCGCGGCATTGGTTGGCACCATTTGTCAATTGCCACCGCGTGCTCATGTTCCAGAGATCGTGATCAAACCCACCATTCAAGAATGGGTTTAGTAAACGTATTGCAGTCCAAAGTGGATGCCGTGCACGTAAAACGTCTTGTAGTCCATCTTGGAACTCGGCCGCAGTGGATCAGAAACGGGATCGGCCAAGTTCGATGCCAATTGGTCATCGATCAACCCTGAGACTTGCAGTGCGTCGGTCATCGCGATGATGTGATACCCCACCGTCACGTCGAACCGTGGAAAGTAACGCCATCCCAGCGACAGGTCGATTTCGGGCACCCATGCGAACGTATCGTCCGATCGTTCGCCTGCGTTGGTGCTGCGAACCAACAGCCCGTTGGGATCAGTGAACGTGGGCCCGTTGCTGGTTTGGGTTTGGCCTGCCAACGTGGCTTCGCGTCGCAGATTACCCGCTGCGACTTTGAACAAACTGTTGAACGACCAACAACCTTCGCGGTAACGAGTGGCAATCCCGATTTGACCGCCGTGAAAGTCGTTTCGAGCGTCAAAGGAATCACGGATGGCAATCACCGAACCAAGGGGTGCGGGGTTATCTTCGCCGGCCGTCGACGTGCTCGAGGTGATCAGATCTTCGCTCATGTGCATGTATTGATACCCATACAGCACATCGACCGTTCCACCATAGCGTGAATAGGCGTGTTGCCGAATCGAAAGGTCGGCTCCGTACACGCTGCTCGAGGCATGTGCGTTTGCAAATCCCGAATTGGTGAACCCTGGGGTCGCAACCACTTGCGTGTCTTGGCTGGCCGTTTGGCCCGTGGTGACATTCAAGAACGGACGCGTGATGACCGGAGTCGTCGACTGGTCGGCACTAAAGTTGTATGTCTCGTCGCCTGCTGCCCAGCCGCGAAACACCATGCTTCGCGAACGACATTCGTCAAGCCAAGTGCCGATGGTCAATCGACCGCCTGCGGTCAGCTCGTTGTGAAACTCGCCGCCTCCTGCCAAGATTCGCGTCGATGCCAAACCAAGCTGGCCGGGGTTGGTCGCGGTTTCCGGACCGGTCGTGAACAGCGGTGGCAGATAATCGCCACTGCGGAACATCAACAGCAATTCAAAGTTGGCAAACCAACGATCACGGCGGAACACCAAATTGGCGTTGGCCCAGCTTCCAGGGCCGCAGTGGTTGCACCCGATCGAGTCGCATCCATAGCCGTCACAGCCGTACGCATCACAGCTCTCGACTCCACAACCGACGTCCCCGTAACCCCCTTCGTGATAGACACCGCCTTCGGAGGGCCACGTTTCGATCGGCGCCGGCCAAGCGTCGTTTTCAACGATGATCGATTGATTGCCGCCGTCATGGGGCGTGGGGTCCATCAACACGACATCGCT encodes the following:
- a CDS encoding SDR family oxidoreductase: MSNLAGKVVAITGGGTGIGAGIARELAAAGCQVVVGGRRTEPLETLAKSIASEHPVRTHAIDVADPNSISEFFAFVRSQVGDVDILVNSAGINIQNRTMAAMIPEDWDRVMQINASGAYRCILEVLPKMRERRDGVVINISSIAGKRAISLGGVVYCASKFAMTALGTAISNEVRNEGVRVTNVYPGEVNTPILDNRPVAVTQEHKDAILQPEDIAALVGTICQLPPRAHVPEIVIKPTIQEWV
- a CDS encoding BBP7 family outer membrane beta-barrel protein, translating into MTFGVASIASVLLGTPGLQAQVRTKKPDRGVYEPPTVTKSTSQSNSRLIPVPVEDVHGNVVDAGDDQSVDGSPATAPQLLSRRAKLQQVSHSDVVLMDPTPHDGGNQSIIVENDAWPAPIETWPSEGGVYHEGGYGDVGCGVESCDAYGCDGYGCDSIGCNHCGPGSWANANLVFRRDRWFANFELLLMFRSGDYLPPLFTTGPETATNPGQLGLASTRILAGGGEFHNELTAGGRLTIGTWLDECRSRSMVFRGWAAGDETYNFSADQSTTPVITRPFLNVTTGQTASQDTQVVATPGFTNSGFANAHASSSVYGADLSIRQHAYSRYGGTVDVLYGYQYMHMSEDLITSSTSTAGEDNPAPLGSVIAIRDSFDARNDFHGGQIGIATRYREGCWSFNSLFKVAAGNLRREATLAGQTQTSNGPTFTDPNGLLVRSTNAGERSDDTFAWVPEIDLSLGWRYFPRFDVTVGYHIIAMTDALQVSGLIDDQLASNLADPVSDPLRPSSKMDYKTFYVHGIHFGLQYVY